From a region of the Pseudoxanthomonas sp. X-1 genome:
- the mltB gene encoding lytic murein transglycosylase B, whose amino-acid sequence MIRRALACLFTLGLVACATQPRPSTPPKQTAQQPRSTPALPAPTGPAPAETSVERRTDAPTVDLTPVPFEVARANFIRDTAARFSLDPAFIEATLARANWREDTIKLMSKPAERTIGWNEYRPRFITASRISAGQAFLAEHRAQLSRVEQRTGVPAEIIVAILGVETSYGGYTGKTPVIDALYTLAFRYPRSGNPDRAQYEARRELFFRDELAQLFALAKEQRLDLSTLTGSYAGAMGLGQFMPSSYRDFGVDGDGDGRIDLLTDLDDVFASVANYFVKKGGAYGWERGGPVAVQARLAPGAVEFNPDDWTPTWTLGELATRGYTPLAPVPAGETATPVTLSTSSGPQYWLGFRNYYAITRYNNSKMYAMAVWQLSEAIAGRPLPPA is encoded by the coding sequence ATGATCCGACGCGCACTTGCCTGCCTGTTCACGCTCGGCCTGGTCGCCTGTGCGACCCAGCCAAGGCCTTCGACCCCGCCGAAACAGACCGCCCAGCAGCCGCGCTCGACGCCGGCCCTGCCGGCGCCGACCGGCCCCGCGCCGGCCGAGACCTCGGTCGAGCGCCGCACCGACGCGCCGACCGTGGACCTGACGCCGGTGCCGTTCGAGGTCGCGCGGGCCAACTTCATCCGCGACACCGCTGCGCGCTTCAGCCTGGATCCGGCCTTCATCGAGGCCACGCTGGCCCGCGCCAACTGGCGCGAGGACACGATCAAGCTGATGTCCAAGCCGGCCGAGCGCACCATCGGCTGGAACGAGTACCGGCCGCGCTTCATCACCGCCTCGCGCATCAGCGCCGGGCAGGCCTTCCTGGCCGAGCATCGCGCGCAGCTGAGCCGCGTCGAGCAGCGCACCGGCGTGCCGGCCGAGATCATCGTGGCGATCCTGGGCGTGGAAACCAGCTACGGCGGCTACACCGGCAAGACGCCGGTGATCGACGCGCTGTACACGCTGGCCTTCCGCTATCCGCGCAGCGGCAATCCCGACCGGGCCCAGTACGAGGCCCGTCGTGAGCTGTTCTTCCGCGACGAGCTGGCGCAGCTGTTCGCGCTGGCCAAGGAGCAGCGGCTGGACCTGTCCACGCTCACCGGCAGCTACGCCGGGGCGATGGGGCTGGGGCAGTTCATGCCCTCCAGCTATCGCGACTTCGGCGTGGACGGCGACGGCGATGGCCGCATCGACCTGCTGACCGACCTGGACGATGTCTTCGCCTCGGTGGCCAACTACTTCGTCAAGAAGGGCGGCGCCTACGGCTGGGAGCGCGGCGGCCCGGTGGCGGTGCAGGCCAGGCTGGCGCCGGGCGCGGTCGAGTTCAACCCCGACGACTGGACCCCAACCTGGACGCTGGGCGAGCTGGCCACGCGCGGCTACACCCCGCTGGCGCCGGTGCCGGCCGGCGAGACCGCCACGCCGGTGACGCTGTCCACCAGCAGCGGCCCGCAGTACTGGCTGGGCTTCCGCAACTACTACGCCATTACCCGATACAACAACTCCAAAATGTACGCGATGGCCGTATGGCAACTTTCCGAAGCGATCGCCGGCCGCC
- the mreD gene encoding rod shape-determining protein MreD — protein sequence MSRQRKGWVLPVSVLVALLLALLPLPPLLQPLRPYWLALVLAYWVIEEPERVGLGFVFVVGLIADISFGGLLGEQALRLVVMAFILQRFRARLRFFPLSQQALALGGLLLNDRIVASAIHLAIGEPLLPWAYWWAPLIGMALWPPVFVLLDALRLGRRS from the coding sequence ATGAGCCGCCAGCGCAAAGGCTGGGTGCTGCCGGTGAGCGTGCTGGTCGCGCTGCTGCTGGCCCTGCTGCCGCTGCCGCCGCTGCTGCAGCCGCTGCGGCCGTACTGGCTGGCGCTCGTGCTGGCCTACTGGGTGATCGAGGAGCCCGAGCGGGTGGGGCTGGGCTTCGTCTTCGTGGTCGGGCTGATCGCCGACATCAGCTTCGGCGGCCTGCTGGGCGAACAGGCGCTGCGCCTGGTGGTGATGGCCTTCATCCTGCAGCGCTTCCGCGCGCGGCTGCGGTTCTTCCCGCTCTCGCAGCAGGCCCTGGCGCTGGGCGGCCTGCTGCTCAACGACCGCATCGTCGCCAGCGCGATCCACCTGGCCATCGGCGAGCCGCTGCTGCCCTGGGCCTACTGGTGGGCCCCGCTGATCGGCATGGCGCTGTGGCCGCCGGTGTTCGTGCTGCTCGACGCGCTGCGCCTGGGCCGGCGTTCCTGA
- the mreC gene encoding rod shape-determining protein MreC: MPSYAGPPVAPRPGEIASSLRLLAYLALGVALVILDHRGGWLAQARQQLGLAAQPLWWVAGLPGKLGARLQDDAATLGQLTDENRRLRDELLISNARLTRLSAAVADNAQLRALLGAAGNRGLDVQLAAVLNIDLDPTRQRLVIDAGSRDGVHVGQPVIDAGGLLGQIVQVMPTYSTVLLLTDPDHAVPVMVQRSGVRLLASGNGRSDQLQLVNVPLNADIKDGDVVVTSGLGGRFPPGFPVGTVADLHADDSRTFLVGDLRPAAHLDRGRNVLLLKAAAAVPAVPEVGMPEEEAAAAGQEPGKGNAGGKSSGGGVAGATASQPASAASATPPAPRAQPVAPAPGASASAPAAGSRSPIPAPGPRSPAPSSPQEPRP; this comes from the coding sequence ATGCCTTCCTACGCCGGCCCTCCCGTAGCCCCCCGTCCCGGCGAGATCGCCAGCTCGCTGCGGCTTCTGGCGTACCTGGCGCTGGGCGTGGCGCTGGTGATCCTGGACCACCGCGGCGGCTGGCTGGCGCAGGCCCGGCAGCAGCTGGGCCTGGCCGCGCAACCGCTGTGGTGGGTGGCCGGGCTGCCCGGCAAGCTGGGCGCGCGCCTGCAGGATGATGCGGCCACGCTCGGCCAACTGACCGATGAAAACCGCCGCCTGCGCGACGAGCTGCTGATCTCCAACGCGCGCCTGACCCGGCTGAGCGCGGCGGTGGCCGACAACGCCCAGCTGCGCGCCCTGCTCGGCGCGGCCGGCAACCGCGGCCTGGACGTGCAGCTGGCCGCGGTGCTCAACATCGACCTTGACCCGACCCGGCAGCGCCTGGTGATCGACGCCGGCAGCCGCGACGGCGTGCACGTGGGCCAGCCGGTGATCGACGCCGGCGGCCTGCTCGGCCAGATCGTGCAGGTGATGCCGACCTATTCCACCGTGCTGCTGCTGACCGATCCGGACCACGCCGTGCCGGTGATGGTCCAGCGCAGCGGCGTGCGCTTGCTGGCCTCCGGCAACGGCCGCAGCGACCAACTGCAGCTGGTCAACGTGCCGCTCAACGCCGACATCAAGGACGGCGACGTGGTGGTGACCTCCGGCCTGGGCGGACGCTTCCCGCCCGGCTTCCCGGTCGGCACCGTGGCCGACCTGCACGCCGACGACAGCCGCACCTTCCTGGTGGGTGACCTGCGCCCGGCCGCGCACCTGGACCGCGGGCGCAACGTCCTGCTGCTCAAGGCCGCGGCGGCCGTGCCGGCGGTGCCGGAGGTCGGGATGCCGGAGGAGGAGGCTGCGGCCGCAGGCCAGGAGCCCGGGAAAGGCAACGCCGGCGGGAAGAGCAGCGGTGGTGGCGTGGCAGGGGCGACCGCGTCGCAGCCCGCATCCGCCGCTTCCGCCACTCCCCCGGCGCCTCGTGCCCAGCCCGTAGCCCCAGCTCCCGGCGCCTCCGCTTCCGCCCCGGCTGCCGGTTCCCGCTCCCCGATCCCGGCCCCTGGTCCCCGGTCTCCGGCTCCCTCCTCCCCGCAGGAGCCCCGCCCATGA
- a CDS encoding rod shape-determining protein, whose protein sequence is MFKKLRGMFSNDLSIDLGTANTLIYVRGQGIVLNEPSVVAVRQDRAIGGTRSVAAVGSEAKQMLGRTPGHITTIRPMKDGVIADFTYTEAMLKYFIKKVHKSRVLRPSPRVLVCVPAGSTQVERRAIKESAEEAGARDVYLIEEPMAAAIGAGLPVTEARGSMVIDIGGGTTEVAVISLNGIVYSQSVRIGGDKFDESITNYVRRNHGMLIGEATAERIKVELGCAYPPPVVEEMEISGRNLAEGVPKMIRINSNEVLEALHEPLSGIVSAVKLALEQTPPELCADVAERGIVLTGGGALLRDLDKLISEETGLHVQVADDPLTCVARGGGRALELVDMHGNEFFAPE, encoded by the coding sequence ATGTTCAAAAAGCTGCGCGGCATGTTCTCCAACGACCTGTCCATCGACCTGGGCACGGCCAACACCCTGATCTACGTGCGCGGCCAGGGCATCGTGCTCAACGAACCTTCGGTGGTCGCCGTGCGCCAGGACCGCGCCATCGGCGGCACCCGCTCGGTCGCCGCGGTCGGCTCGGAGGCCAAGCAGATGCTGGGCCGCACCCCCGGCCACATCACCACCATCCGCCCGATGAAGGACGGCGTCATCGCCGACTTCACCTACACCGAGGCGATGCTCAAGTACTTCATCAAGAAGGTGCACAAGTCGCGCGTGCTGCGCCCCTCGCCGCGCGTGCTGGTGTGCGTGCCGGCCGGCAGCACCCAGGTCGAGCGCCGCGCGATCAAGGAATCGGCCGAGGAGGCCGGCGCCCGCGACGTCTACCTGATCGAGGAGCCGATGGCCGCGGCGATCGGCGCCGGCCTGCCGGTGACCGAGGCGCGCGGCTCGATGGTCATCGACATCGGCGGCGGCACCACCGAGGTGGCGGTGATCTCGCTCAACGGCATCGTCTACTCGCAGTCGGTGCGCATCGGCGGCGACAAGTTCGACGAGTCGATCACCAATTACGTGCGCCGCAACCACGGCATGCTGATCGGCGAGGCCACCGCCGAGCGGATCAAGGTCGAACTGGGCTGCGCCTACCCGCCGCCGGTGGTGGAGGAGATGGAGATCTCCGGCCGCAACCTGGCCGAGGGCGTGCCGAAGATGATCCGGATCAACTCCAACGAGGTCCTCGAGGCCCTGCACGAGCCGCTGTCGGGCATCGTCAGCGCGGTCAAGCTGGCCCTGGAGCAGACCCCGCCGGAGCTGTGCGCCGACGTGGCCGAGCGCGGCATCGTGCTGACCGGCGGCGGCGCCCTGCTGCGCGACCTGGACAAGCTGATCTCCGAGGAAACCGGCCTGCACGTGCAGGTCGCCGACGATCCGCTGACCTGCGTGGCCCGCGGCGGCGGCCGCGCGCTGGAGCTGGTGGACATGCACGGCAACGAGTTCTTCGCGCCGGAATGA
- the rodA gene encoding rod shape-determining protein RodA codes for MTGLLRYLGDLAWRFARSLDWVLCLALAGVMCFGLAVMKSAGGATGGTHLVIAQGMRFVIGAGAMWALSRVQMPRLRAWTPLIYALSMLPLLAVFVLGTGKYGRQWLDLKVFYLQPAELLKITMPMMVAWYLYRVPLPPRISAVLVAAVIIGVPTGLIMLQPDFGTGVLIAASGAFALLLAGLPWWWVGIGVAGVASAAPVAWFFLLRPYQKDRIMMFLNPESDALGAGWNIIQSKIAIGSGGLTGKGWGLGSQSHLNFIPEQTTDFAFSVLSEEFGWIGVATLLTLYLVIVGRCLWIAMQARDTYSRVLAGSLGLAFFVYVLVNGGMISGLLPVVGVPMPLMSYGGTSAVSLLAGLGLVMAVRSHRPVNR; via the coding sequence GTGACCGGGCTGCTGCGCTACCTGGGCGATCTGGCCTGGCGCTTCGCGCGCAGCCTGGACTGGGTGCTGTGCCTGGCCCTGGCCGGGGTGATGTGCTTCGGCCTGGCGGTGATGAAGAGCGCCGGCGGCGCGACCGGCGGCACCCATCTGGTGATCGCCCAGGGCATGCGCTTCGTCATCGGCGCCGGCGCGATGTGGGCGCTCTCGCGCGTGCAGATGCCGCGCCTGCGCGCCTGGACGCCGCTGATCTATGCGCTGTCCATGCTGCCGCTGCTGGCGGTGTTCGTGCTGGGCACCGGCAAGTACGGGCGCCAGTGGCTGGACCTGAAGGTGTTCTACCTGCAGCCGGCCGAGCTGCTGAAGATCACCATGCCGATGATGGTGGCCTGGTACCTGTACCGCGTGCCGCTGCCGCCGCGCATCTCCGCGGTGCTGGTCGCCGCGGTGATCATCGGCGTGCCGACCGGCCTGATCATGCTGCAGCCGGACTTCGGCACCGGCGTGCTGATCGCCGCCTCCGGCGCCTTCGCCCTGCTGCTGGCGGGCCTGCCGTGGTGGTGGGTCGGCATCGGCGTGGCCGGCGTGGCCAGCGCCGCGCCGGTGGCCTGGTTCTTCTTGCTGCGGCCCTACCAGAAGGACCGCATCATGATGTTCCTCAACCCCGAGAGCGATGCGCTGGGCGCGGGCTGGAACATCATCCAGTCCAAGATCGCCATCGGCTCGGGCGGACTGACCGGCAAGGGCTGGGGCCTGGGCAGCCAGTCGCATCTGAACTTCATCCCCGAGCAGACCACCGACTTCGCCTTCTCGGTGCTGAGCGAGGAGTTCGGCTGGATCGGCGTGGCCACGCTGCTGACGCTGTATCTGGTGATCGTCGGGCGCTGCCTGTGGATCGCCATGCAGGCGCGCGATACCTACTCGCGCGTGCTGGCCGGCTCGCTGGGACTGGCGTTCTTCGTCTACGTGCTGGTCAACGGCGGCATGATCTCCGGCCTGCTGCCGGTGGTGGGCGTGCCGATGCCGCTGATGAGCTACGGCGGCACCTCGGCGGTGTCGCTGCTGGCCGGCCTGGGACTGGTGATGGCAGTGCGCTCGCACCGGCCCGTGAACCGCTAG
- a CDS encoding carbohydrate kinase family protein, with amino-acid sequence MSALICGSLAYDTIMVFPDQFKNHILPDKVHILNVSFLVPRMRREFGGCAGNIAYNLHLLGGKPLPMGTVGQDFGPYREHFESLGIDLSCVKVIDELFTPQAFITTDHDNNQITAFHPGAMMRSYENHVKDVPGVTIGLVGPDGREGMLQNSQEFAEGGVRFIFDPGQAMPLFNGEELRTFIEQANYVVVNDYESNLLQERTGWNEQDIVSRVEAYITTQGPKGALVHTPGKTYDIPPAHERRVVDPTGCGDAFRAGLIFGIERGCDWLTIGRMGNLMGALKVEHPGTQNQRFDFDEFNDQFKQQFGYAL; translated from the coding sequence ATGTCCGCACTGATCTGTGGTTCCCTCGCCTACGACACCATCATGGTGTTCCCGGACCAGTTCAAGAACCACATCCTGCCGGACAAGGTGCACATCCTGAACGTGTCCTTCCTGGTCCCGCGCATGCGCCGCGAGTTCGGCGGCTGCGCCGGCAACATCGCCTACAACCTGCATCTGCTGGGCGGCAAGCCGCTGCCGATGGGCACGGTGGGCCAGGACTTCGGGCCGTACCGGGAGCACTTCGAGTCGCTCGGGATCGACCTGTCCTGCGTCAAGGTGATCGATGAGCTGTTCACGCCGCAGGCCTTCATCACCACCGACCACGACAACAACCAGATCACCGCCTTCCATCCGGGGGCGATGATGCGGTCCTACGAGAACCACGTGAAGGACGTGCCCGGGGTGACCATCGGGCTGGTCGGGCCGGACGGGCGCGAGGGCATGCTGCAGAACTCGCAGGAGTTCGCCGAGGGCGGGGTGCGCTTCATCTTCGATCCGGGCCAGGCGATGCCGCTGTTCAACGGCGAGGAACTGCGCACCTTCATCGAGCAGGCCAACTACGTGGTCGTCAACGACTACGAGTCCAACCTGCTGCAGGAGCGCACGGGCTGGAACGAGCAGGACATCGTCTCGCGGGTGGAGGCCTACATCACCACGCAGGGCCCCAAGGGGGCGCTGGTGCACACGCCGGGCAAGACCTACGACATTCCGCCGGCGCACGAGCGCCGGGTGGTGGATCCGACCGGCTGCGGGGATGCGTTCCGCGCGGGGCTGATCTTCGGCATCGAGCGCGGCTGCGACTGGCTGACCATCGGCCGCATGGGCAATCTGATGGGGGCGCTCAAGGTCGAGCATCCGGGCACGCAGAACCAGCGCTTCGACTTCGACGAGTTCAACGACCAGTTCAAGCAGCAGTTCGGCTACGCGCTGTAA